The nucleotide sequence AAACCTTCAAGATGGTGATAGAGAATTTGCAGCTTTTAAAATTACAAATAATTTTTCTATGGGTGGTTTTGCAAATCTTTTCTCTACTCACCCAAGTTTAGAAAAAAGAATAGCAGCTATTGAAAGAATGGAAAAATAATAAAATAGGCTGTTTTGAACTGCACCCATAATCTTGGACACAAGATTGGAGGTGCAGTTCATTTCATCAGCCTATTTTTTCTTTTTTAAGATTTTAGCAATATATTTTCCTGTGTAACTTTTTTTAGATTTGGCAATTTCTTCAGGTGTTCCTGTAGCAACGACAGTTCCTCCATTTTCTCCACCATCCACTCCAATATCTATTATATGGTCTGCAGTTTTTATTACATCAAGATTATGTTCTATTATTATAACAGTGTTTCCTTTTTCTAAAAGTCTATTTAAAACTTCTAATAATTTTTTGATATCTTGAAAATGTAATCCTGTTGTAGGTTCATCTAAGATATATACAGTATTTCCTTTACTCATCTTAGAAAGTTCTGTTGCAAGTTTTATTCTCTGTGCTTCTCCACCAGATAGAGTAGTTGCAGGTTGTCCTAATTTTATGTAGTCCAAACCTACATCTATTAGAACCTTTAACTTTCTTTCTAAAGTAGGAATATTTTTAAAGAAGTCATAAGCTTCTAATACACTCATTTCTAAGACATCATAGATATTTTTTCCTTTATAATATACATCTAATGTTTCTTTATTATATCTTTTTCCCTTACAAACTTCACATTCAACATAGACATCAGGCAAGAAATTCATTTCAATCTTTAATATTCCTGCACCTTGACAAGCTTCACATCTTCCACCTTTTACATTGAATGAAAATCTTCCTTTTTTAAATCCATGTAGCTTTGCATCTTGAGTTTCTGCAAAAATATCTCTTATGTCATCAAAAAGTTTTGTATAAGTGGCAGGATTAGATCTTGGAGTTCTTCCTATTGGAGTTTGGTCAATGTTAATAACCTTTTCCAATTCTTCTAAGCCTTCAATTTTGTCATATTCCAATGGATATAGTTTTCCCTTATTCAATTGATTAAATAGTATTGGGTATAGGGTTGAATTAACAAGAGTAGATTTTCCACTCCCACTTACTCCTGTTACAACAGTCATAACTCCTAAAGGAAATTCCACATCTATATTTTTTAGATTATTTCCTTTTGCACCAAATAATTTAAGAGTTTTATTCCATTTTCTTCTCTTCTTAGGTATTTCAATTTCTTCCTTACCACTTAAGAATTTTCCTGTTACAGAATTCTTGTTTTTCATTATTTCTTTCGGACTTCCGAAAGCAACAATTTCTCCACCAAAAGTTCCTGCACCTGGACCTATATCCAGTATCTTATCTGCTTGCATCATAGTGTCTTCATCATGTTCAACCACAATTAAAGTATTTCCTAATTCTTTAAGTCTATTTAAAGTTGCAAGTAATTTATCATTATCCTTTTGATGTAGTCCTATACTTGGTTCATCTAGTACATATAGAACTCCTGTAAGTCCTGAGCCTATTTGAGTTGCAAGTCTTATTCTTTGAGATTCTCCTCCTGATAAAGTTTTAGTCTCTCTTGAAAGTGTCAAATAGTCTAAACCAACATTAGTCATAAATGTCAATCTTTCTCTTATTTCTTTTAAAATTTCCTTAGCAATTTTTTCTTGCTTCTCTGTCAAACTTAAGTTCATAAAGAAATCAAGAGAATTTTTTATACTCATATCACAGATTTCCATGATATTTTTATCATTAACAGTTACTGCTAGGACTTCATCTTTCAATCTTTTTCCCTTACAAACTTTACAGATTCTTTCAACCATATATCTATTTTCAATCTCTTCTTTTTGAGATTCCGAAAAAGATTCATAATATCTTCTTTCTAAGTTTTTAACTGCTCCTTCATATTCCTTATAGCCATGGAAATCAAATTCTCCACCTGTGTAATCAAATTTAAATTTTTCATCATAGCCATAGAATATTATATCCAATTCTTTTTTAGTTAAATCTTTAACAGGCTTAGTTAAATCTATTTTTGCTGCCTTCGCCATAGCTCTGAATATTTCCCAACTATATCCCTTTCTCGCCATAGCTCCTGGAATGTACATTCCCCCATCTTCTATAGATAAGTCTGGATTTTCTATCAACTTATTTTCATCAACTTCTAATTTTTTTCCTAATCCCTTACACTCTGGACAAGCACCATAAGGAGCATTGAATGAAAATAGTCTTGGATTTAATTCAGGTATACTCACATCTTCATGGTTAGGACAAGAATAGTTTTCACTGTATAGATAATCTGTTTTTCCATCATTTACTATCAATTTTCCATTTGATAGTTCTATTGCTGCCTCTATTGATTGAGTTAATCTACTTTCAAAATCTTTGTCATCTTTCTTTAAAACTAATCTGTCTACTACAACTTCTATGTTATGTTTCTTGTTTTTATCCAGTTCAATTTCATCTTCTAAATAAAGTACTTCACCATTTACTCTGGCTCTTACAAAACCTTTTTTAAATAAATTTAAAAATATATTTTTATGAGTACCCTTTTTATCTTTAACAACTGGCGAAAGAAGAATAATTTTACTTCCTTCATCAAATTTAGACATAATACTTTCAACTATTTCATCTACACTTTGTTTTTCAACTGCTGTATGACAAATAGGACAGTGGGCTATTCCTATATGAGCAAATAGAAGTCTTAAATAATCATAAACTTCAGTTATAGTTCCAACCGTTGAACGAGGGTTTCTATTTGTTGTTTTTTGCTCTATTGAGATTGCAGGAGATAAACCTTCTATACTGTCTACTTCTGGCTTATTCATCTGACCTATGAATTGTCTTGCATAGGCTGAAAGACTTTCAACATATCTTCTTTGTCCCTCTGAATAGATTGTATCAAAGGCAAGAGAAGATTTTCCACTTCCACTCACTCCTGTTATAACAATAAATTCATTTTTAGGGAGTTCAATATCTATATTTTTTAAATTATGTTGCCTTGCTCCTTTTATAGTAATTTTATCTATCATTTATTCAAATTCACTATTCCTTTCTGAAATTTTTCTATATATTATTATATCATATTTATCATATATTTAAATTTAATTTTTATTTTCTATATAGAAAAAATCCTATTCCTATTATATGTAAAATAGCAGCAATATTAATAAATATATGCCATATCATATGATAGTATTTTTTATAGTCATGAGCAAAGAAATATGCACCTATTGAATACATCACTCCACCCAATACAACTAGAACTAAAAATACTGTATTTGCTTTTCTAAGTAATGTTGGAAAAAAGAAAATTGCTATCCACCCCATAACTAAATACAGAGTCAAACTCAATTTTGGCATAGCCCTTGTTGCCAATGACTTATATAGTATTCCAACCAATACTATAGTCCATTGGATAACTACAATTAAAATCCCCTTCCATCCTCCTATTATAACCAAGGCAACTGGTGTATAGCTTCCAGCAATAGCAACATATATGAATATATGGTCTAAAATTCTAAATATAGATTTATGCTTGCTATTGTGATACATAGAATGGTAAAGAGTTGAACTCAAAAACATTAAAAACAATGAGGCGATGAAAATACTTATTCCCACTGCTGAAGCATAGCCACCATGAAAGTAACCCCAAAGACTACCTATAGGTAAAAGCACTAAAGTTGCTGCTGACATCACTCCATGTGTGATTGTATTTCCAAGTTCCTCAGAAAATGTTAATCTTCTATTAAATTTCATAATAATTACTTCCTTTTAAATCTTTTAACTTAATAATTATTAGACATAAAAAATTCAGACTTAGTTGTACTTTTCTATTTTCAATGTTAAAATAATATTATCTTTGAAAAAAAGGAATGATATTATGGAAATTATAGAGAGCAAAGAAAATAAATTAATAAAATTTTTAAAAAAATTAAAACAAAAAAAGTATAGAGATGTTGAAGGACAATTTTTAGCTGAAGGACATAAATTTTTAGATTATAATACTAAACCTGAGATAATAATTGTTAGAGAAGATGTTAAAGATTTGTATATGGAAAAATTAAATAGATTTGAATGTAAAAAAATTCTAGTTAATGAAAAGATTTTTCAAGAATTGAGTTCACAAGAAAACTCACAGGGAATAATCATTGTATATTCTAAAAAAAATAATGACTTAAATTGTTTATCAAATAATTTAGTGATTTTAGATGATGTAGCAGATCCAGGTAATTTAGGAACTATTATTAGACTTTGTGATGCAACAAATTTTAAGGATATAATATTAACTAAGGGGACAGTTGATGCTTACAATGAAAAAGTGATAAGAGCAACTATGGGTTCTATTCTAAATGTCAATCTTTTCTATTTAGAAAAACAAGAAATTATAAAACTTTTAAAAGAGAATAACTATTCTATAATAGCAACTTACTTAGATAAAGAGGCATTACCATACAATAAAATTAAATTAAAAGAAAAAAATGCTGTAATTTTTGGAAACGAAGGTCGTGGAATTTCTGATGAATTTGTAAGTATAAGCGATTGTAAAACAGTTATTCCTATACTTTCAAATACAGAATCATTAAATGTTGCAGTTGCATCTGCTATAATTTTATACAAATTTAGAGAAATAGAGGGACTTATATAAGTCCCTCTTAATTTTTATTCTTTTATTTCCTTTTAAAAAATTTAATAAGAGCTATGAGAAACTTTATTTTCTTTATTTCAAAAGGAAGTTTTTTTAAAGCCTTATCCATAGATAATTCAATTTCTTTTTCAGTCATAGAGCTACCTCATTAGTTAGGATATTTTTTGTTTAATGCCTTTAAAATTGCATAAGTTTCTAAGTCCATATTTCCTGTTGCATTTTTTTGATTGAAATGTAGTTGGAAAGCATAAACAACATCTCTACTATCTCTGTCCCATTCATTAGTTCTGTTGACTTCATATCCATATTTTCTTAATTCTTCTTTGATATCACTGATAGATGTAGCATTGAATTTTTCTTCATTCATAAATGCTTGCTTATCACTTTCATTGTACCAAGCTCCTATATCATACTTTTCGTATAATTCTTTCCAAGGGAATTTTGCTCCTGGATCTTTCTTTCTACTTGGAGCTATATCAGAGTGAGCAACAATGTTTTTTGCTGGAATGTTATATCTCGCTGCAACATATTTTATTATTTGAGCAACTTTTTCTATTTGTATTGGCTTATATTCAAGATAAGCATCATAAGGTGGATAACGATTAGGATCATTTCTACGATCTCTTGCTATACCATCACTAACAATTTCAATACCGATAGATGTGTCATTTAAATTAGTTCTTCCTCTAAATGAACTTGCTCCAGCATGCCATGCTCTTTGATCTAAAGGAACTAGATTATAGATTATATTATCATCTTCATCAAGAACTAAAAAGTGTGCACTTACTCTGTTTGAAATTAATTCTTTAATAGAATATTCATTATTTGTTGCTGTATAATGAACTACAACAAATTGTATTCTTTCATTTCTTCCAAGTGATACATAAGTGTCAGAATCTACCTTAAATTTCCCCATACTCCCTATTAAAGAACTGCTACTTGTTCTTCTAGGTGTGCTTATTCCTTTTGTCTCTTTTACTGGCGTATCAGAAGAGGAACATGCCACCATAAAAATTAATAAACTCAATAATGCTAATATTTTTTTCATAATTTCACCTCAATTTAACATTATAGCATATTTTTTTTATTTTGCCATTTTATTATTTTTACCTTGTAAATCTTTATTCACAATGTTATACTGTAAAATAATATATTTTTATGCTGGAGGTAGAAATGAACCGTATTAGAATTTTAGATGAGAGTGTTTCTAATGCAATAGCCGCTGGTGAAGTTGTAGAAAATCCTACTAGTATGATTAAAGAGTTAATTGAAAACTCTCTAGATGCTGGAAGTAAAGAAATAAAATTAGAAGTCTGGAATGGTGGTCTTGATATTTCCATAAGTGATAGTGGTTGTGGAATGTCAAAAGAGGACTTATTGCTTTCTATTGAAAGACATGCAACAAGTAAAATTACTACAAAAGATGATCTATTTAATATAAGAACTTATGGTTTTAGAGGAGAAGCTCTATCTTCAATAGCCTCTGTTTCTAAAATGATACTATCTTCAAGAACAGAAGATTCACCTAATGGTACTCAAATGAATGTTTTAGGTGGTAAGGTAACAAATCTAAAAGATATACAAAAAAATGTAGGTACTCAGATAGAAATAAAAGATTTATTCTATAATACTCCTGCAAGAAAAAAATTCTTGAGAAAGGATACTACTGAATATCTAAATATAAAGGATATCTTTTTAAGAGAAGCTCTAGCTAATCCTAATGTTAAATTCATCTTAAATATTGAAGGTAAGGAAAGTATAAGAACAAGTGGGAATGGTATAGAAAATGCTATTTTAGAAATCTTTGGAAAAAATTATTTAAAGAATTTCTCTAAATTTTCACTAGGTTACTTAGGTAATGCTAACTTATTTAAGGCTAATAAAGATTCTATCTTTGTATTTATAAATGGTCGTTCTGTTAAATCAAAGATAGTTGAAGAAGCTGTAATTGCTGCCTATCATACAAAACTAATGAAGGGAAAGTATCCAAGTGCTTTAATTTTCTTGGATATAGATCCAGCTGAAATCGATGTCAATGTTCATCCATCAAAAAAAATTGTAAAATTTGCTAATCAATCTAAAATATATGATTTAGTCAAAGGTGAAATTGAAAAATTTTTCTCTGATGATGAGAATTTTATTTCACCACATATCGAAGTTGAAGATGAAGAAGTTGAAACTTTTGAAGAAAAAGAAGAAAAATTAGAATATTCTAATAATAATTTTTTAGATATAAATGATTTTAAAGATGAAAAAGAAAGTTTATCTCAATTATCTGTTGTTCAAAAAGAAGATTATTTAAAAAAGGATTATAGTGAGATTAAAGTTGAAAAGCCAAATATCTCTCATATTGAAAATACAGTCAAAACTTCTTCTAATGAAATAAAAGAAAATATTGAGACTTTCAAAAAAGTAGACAATGACT is from Fusobacterium periodonticum 1_1_41FAA and encodes:
- the uvrA gene encoding excinuclease ABC subunit UvrA, encoding MIDKITIKGARQHNLKNIDIELPKNEFIVITGVSGSGKSSLAFDTIYSEGQRRYVESLSAYARQFIGQMNKPEVDSIEGLSPAISIEQKTTNRNPRSTVGTITEVYDYLRLLFAHIGIAHCPICHTAVEKQSVDEIVESIMSKFDEGSKIILLSPVVKDKKGTHKNIFLNLFKKGFVRARVNGEVLYLEDEIELDKNKKHNIEVVVDRLVLKKDDKDFESRLTQSIEAAIELSNGKLIVNDGKTDYLYSENYSCPNHEDVSIPELNPRLFSFNAPYGACPECKGLGKKLEVDENKLIENPDLSIEDGGMYIPGAMARKGYSWEIFRAMAKAAKIDLTKPVKDLTKKELDIIFYGYDEKFKFDYTGGEFDFHGYKEYEGAVKNLERRYYESFSESQKEEIENRYMVERICKVCKGKRLKDEVLAVTVNDKNIMEICDMSIKNSLDFFMNLSLTEKQEKIAKEILKEIRERLTFMTNVGLDYLTLSRETKTLSGGESQRIRLATQIGSGLTGVLYVLDEPSIGLHQKDNDKLLATLNRLKELGNTLIVVEHDEDTMMQADKILDIGPGAGTFGGEIVAFGSPKEIMKNKNSVTGKFLSGKEEIEIPKKRRKWNKTLKLFGAKGNNLKNIDVEFPLGVMTVVTGVSGSGKSTLVNSTLYPILFNQLNKGKLYPLEYDKIEGLEELEKVINIDQTPIGRTPRSNPATYTKLFDDIRDIFAETQDAKLHGFKKGRFSFNVKGGRCEACQGAGILKIEMNFLPDVYVECEVCKGKRYNKETLDVYYKGKNIYDVLEMSVLEAYDFFKNIPTLERKLKVLIDVGLDYIKLGQPATTLSGGEAQRIKLATELSKMSKGNTVYILDEPTTGLHFQDIKKLLEVLNRLLEKGNTVIIIEHNLDVIKTADHIIDIGVDGGENGGTVVATGTPEEIAKSKKSYTGKYIAKILKKKK
- the trhA gene encoding PAQR family membrane homeostasis protein TrhA; this translates as MKFNRRLTFSEELGNTITHGVMSAATLVLLPIGSLWGYFHGGYASAVGISIFIASLFLMFLSSTLYHSMYHNSKHKSIFRILDHIFIYVAIAGSYTPVALVIIGGWKGILIVVIQWTIVLVGILYKSLATRAMPKLSLTLYLVMGWIAIFFFPTLLRKANTVFLVLVVLGGVMYSIGAYFFAHDYKKYYHMIWHIFINIAAILHIIGIGFFLYRK
- a CDS encoding TrmH family RNA methyltransferase, giving the protein MEIIESKENKLIKFLKKLKQKKYRDVEGQFLAEGHKFLDYNTKPEIIIVREDVKDLYMEKLNRFECKKILVNEKIFQELSSQENSQGIIIVYSKKNNDLNCLSNNLVILDDVADPGNLGTIIRLCDATNFKDIILTKGTVDAYNEKVIRATMGSILNVNLFYLEKQEIIKLLKENNYSIIATYLDKEALPYNKIKLKEKNAVIFGNEGRGISDEFVSISDCKTVIPILSNTESLNVAVASAIILYKFREIEGLI
- a CDS encoding N-acetylmuramoyl-L-alanine amidase translates to MKKILALLSLLIFMVACSSSDTPVKETKGISTPRRTSSSSLIGSMGKFKVDSDTYVSLGRNERIQFVVVHYTATNNEYSIKELISNRVSAHFLVLDEDDNIIYNLVPLDQRAWHAGASSFRGRTNLNDTSIGIEIVSDGIARDRRNDPNRYPPYDAYLEYKPIQIEKVAQIIKYVAARYNIPAKNIVAHSDIAPSRKKDPGAKFPWKELYEKYDIGAWYNESDKQAFMNEEKFNATSISDIKEELRKYGYEVNRTNEWDRDSRDVVYAFQLHFNQKNATGNMDLETYAILKALNKKYPN
- the mutL gene encoding DNA mismatch repair endonuclease MutL — encoded protein: MNRIRILDESVSNAIAAGEVVENPTSMIKELIENSLDAGSKEIKLEVWNGGLDISISDSGCGMSKEDLLLSIERHATSKITTKDDLFNIRTYGFRGEALSSIASVSKMILSSRTEDSPNGTQMNVLGGKVTNLKDIQKNVGTQIEIKDLFYNTPARKKFLRKDTTEYLNIKDIFLREALANPNVKFILNIEGKESIRTSGNGIENAILEIFGKNYLKNFSKFSLGYLGNANLFKANKDSIFVFINGRSVKSKIVEEAVIAAYHTKLMKGKYPSALIFLDIDPAEIDVNVHPSKKIVKFANQSKIYDLVKGEIEKFFSDDENFISPHIEVEDEEVETFEEKEEKLEYSNNNFLDINDFKDEKESLSQLSVVQKEDYLKKDYSEIKVEKPNISHIENTVKTSSNEIKENIETFKKVDNDFDLIEKEVGTEKTKDKYIFDTKDTSRGKIFDDFSSLKNIDFRVIGQVFDSFILVERNNLLEIYDQHIIHERILYEKLKQEYYSHSMTKQNLLVPIRFELDPREKQLALENTEIFSSFGFDIDDFEKNEILLRTTPTMDLRDSYENIIKEILDNISKNKDKDIRENIIVSMSCKGAIKANHKLTIEEMYSMVAKLHEVGEYTCPHGRPIIVKMSLLDLEKLFKRK